TCCAGGGCCGCCGCGTGCCATTGAAGACGTTCTTCAACGTAAGTTCGATTCTGCTGATTCTCTTTGCGGCGGGACTCATTGCGCATGGTATCCACGAATTTCATGAGGCCGGTATCCTCCCCTTCGGCACGGCGGTGTGGGACATAAATCCGCCCGTCCGGTCCGATGGCAGTTACCCGCTGCTGCACGAGAAGGGTGGCGTGGGTGCCCTCGCTGCAGGTCTGTTCGGCTGGAACGGGAATCCCAGTCTGCCGGAGGTCCTGGCATGGCTGCTTTCAGTTGCGGGTATCGGGTGGCTGTGGCGGCGAGCCATAGCTGCTTAGGTCAGTCTGATCGGTGCCCAATCTGCCGGGGAATTGGAGCCTGATAAGGTGCAGTGAGCAGCTCCCCCCAACCTGCTGCCACCCTGCCAACCCCGATCGTCGATGGTCCCTTCACCGTGGCGAACAGCTCGTCCGCCACATCACCCTTCTCCCGAAGGCTCCTGCACTGTTTTATCGATGAGGGCCAGCAGAGTCTCGGCCTCGGCTGGCTTGTGCACGACACCAACCGCTCCTGCGGCCAGGCAACGTTCACGTACGCTCTCTTGTAGGTTTGCCGTGACAATAATGACGGGAATCGTAACCTCTTTCAGGCTGAGCGCCTCCAGCAGTTCCAACCCCCCCATCCGGGGCATGAGCAGGTCTGACAGGATGCAGTCGGGCCGTCGACCCCTCAGCTTGGCCAGTCCGTCAGCTCCATCAATGGCTTCAACAGTTTCATACCCCCCTGTCAGGACGATCTGCCGTAGCAGGCCGCGCTGAAACGCTGAATCATCGATAATAAGGATCAAAGGTATGGACTCACCTCCGAATGGCGGTGTGCATTGATCACGTTAGGTGCTGGGCGATTTGGCCCTAGTCACAACCGCCTTTGACATACTTAGCGTGCAGGGGTGGGGGATATTGCCGCCGTGGAGCCCGGTCGCCCAGACTGTCATTATCCAGGGCGGGACAAGCAACATCACAACAGCCCCAACCGGATTCACGTCGTGTGATTTCTTCCCCCCAGGGCGTCTCGACTCAGTAGAGTCGAAACAGGCGCGAACGCGGGCTCTAGCAGCGGTAACAGCCTCTTGCTTGGCTGACGACCAAAAATAATCTA
This DNA window, taken from Candidatus Neomarinimicrobiota bacterium, encodes the following:
- a CDS encoding response regulator, whose protein sequence is MILIIDDSAFQRGLLRQIVLTGGYETVEAIDGADGLAKLRGRRPDCILSDLLMPRMGGLELLEALSLKEVTIPVIIVTANLQESVRERCLAAGAVGVVHKPAEAETLLALIDKTVQEPSGEG